In Alkalihalobacterium alkalinitrilicum, a genomic segment contains:
- the yunB gene encoding sporulation protein YunB: MIKLNKKKPISLRSILLVSFVLFVLLTIQALYIVERGIRPTIINVAVTETQRIAAQSINDAIDKKIVEHLDMDQLLKIDYKKDGEISSVRFNPQIYNRVTAEATTRVQRSLQFVNTESFSGFFDDIENDPGIIHHIPLGIATNNSLLANFGPLIPVKFTTIGDVQSEVRAKVVSAGVNNTHVSVYITIIANVKVVIPFATETTTVENNILLSDIFIPGEIPEWYGGDTKSGLIPISKYHH, from the coding sequence TTGATAAAATTAAATAAGAAAAAACCAATATCACTACGTAGCATTTTATTAGTATCCTTCGTACTATTCGTTCTTTTAACAATTCAGGCACTATATATTGTAGAAAGAGGAATAAGACCAACTATAATTAATGTTGCAGTTACTGAAACTCAAAGAATCGCAGCTCAATCTATAAATGATGCAATCGATAAAAAAATAGTCGAGCATTTGGATATGGATCAACTATTAAAGATTGATTATAAAAAAGATGGAGAAATCAGCTCAGTTAGGTTTAACCCGCAAATCTATAACCGAGTCACTGCAGAGGCCACTACTAGAGTTCAACGTAGCTTACAGTTTGTTAACACGGAAAGTTTTTCAGGTTTCTTTGATGATATCGAAAATGATCCAGGAATCATCCATCATATCCCTTTAGGAATTGCAACGAATAATTCCCTACTAGCTAATTTTGGACCGTTAATTCCAGTGAAATTTACAACGATTGGGGATGTACAATCCGAAGTAAGAGCTAAAGTTGTGAGTGCTGGAGTAAATAATACGCATGTTTCCGTTTATATTACGATCATCGCAAATGTTAAAGTTGTTATTCCATTTGCGACAGAAACTACCACTGTAGAAAATAACATTTTATTAAGTGATATATTTATTCCTGGTGAAATTCCAGAATGGTATGGTGGAGATACTAAATCAGGATTAATTCCAATCTCAAAATATCACCATTAG
- a CDS encoding uracil/xanthine transporter, whose amino-acid sequence MGKLPFSIALLGGFQWLFFMFANTVVIPISIGGAFGLEQAEIVSAIQRSFIFTGIACVLQGLIGHRYALMEGQSGVWWGVILSLAATASTLNMELTTIGGSIAVGAIISGLIISILGMFGLGNLLKKWFTPVVMFVFLLLLANQLIYIFLKGMLGLNHSEYIDVRVACFSLVLAAITIFLNVKGKGVISNLSLLIGMVVGWIGAVLMFPYETVSIVKTTPLLTWFPWGEPSLEWGIVLTVVITGLLNTTNTIATLKGAEDLYERETEPKQYRASLMLSGGYSSLSGILGLVPYAPYASSLGFLQSTGIKGRLPFFIGSVLFIIIGAIPALSAFFSTIPHSVGNTILFVAYLQLFRSALRNIEGLQFTSKTIYRIALPALLGMSIMNLPNEAFTQIPVLIQPLVSNGLLMGILAALLIEAIYYYSESRRKIVEKNQSLGQ is encoded by the coding sequence GTGGGGAAGTTACCGTTTAGTATTGCTTTATTAGGTGGGTTTCAATGGTTATTTTTCATGTTTGCTAATACCGTAGTCATACCCATATCCATTGGTGGGGCTTTTGGCTTAGAGCAAGCCGAAATTGTTTCTGCTATCCAGCGTTCTTTTATTTTTACAGGTATTGCTTGTGTATTACAAGGACTAATCGGGCATCGTTATGCTTTAATGGAGGGACAATCTGGGGTATGGTGGGGAGTTATTTTAAGTCTTGCAGCAACGGCTAGTACTTTAAATATGGAGTTGACAACAATAGGTGGCAGTATAGCTGTTGGAGCTATTATTTCGGGCCTGATCATATCTATTTTAGGAATGTTTGGCCTTGGTAATCTATTAAAGAAATGGTTCACACCGGTTGTTATGTTCGTTTTTTTATTACTGCTGGCCAATCAATTAATTTATATATTTTTAAAAGGAATGCTAGGTTTAAATCATAGTGAGTACATTGATGTTCGTGTTGCTTGTTTTTCGCTAGTTCTCGCTGCTATTACGATTTTCCTTAATGTAAAAGGAAAGGGTGTAATAAGTAACCTCTCTTTACTTATCGGAATGGTAGTCGGCTGGATAGGAGCAGTTCTCATGTTCCCGTATGAAACAGTCAGTATAGTAAAAACAACACCTTTGCTTACTTGGTTTCCATGGGGGGAGCCAAGTCTCGAATGGGGGATTGTGCTGACAGTTGTTATTACGGGATTATTAAATACAACAAATACGATCGCTACTTTAAAAGGGGCCGAGGATTTATATGAAAGGGAAACTGAACCGAAGCAATATCGTGCGTCCTTAATGCTATCTGGTGGATATTCTTCATTATCAGGGATTTTAGGACTTGTTCCATATGCACCTTATGCTTCTTCACTCGGCTTTTTACAATCGACAGGGATTAAAGGTCGCTTACCGTTTTTCATTGGTTCAGTACTTTTTATTATCATAGGTGCAATCCCAGCATTAAGTGCGTTCTTTTCTACTATACCTCATAGTGTAGGTAATACTATTTTGTTTGTAGCCTATTTGCAGTTATTTCGGTCTGCATTAAGAAATATTGAAGGCTTGCAATTTACTTCAAAAACGATTTACCGCATTGCTTTACCTGCCTTATTAGGAATGTCAATAATGAACTTGCCAAATGAAGCTTTTACGCAAATACCTGTACTCATTCAACCACTCGTTTCAAACGGTTTATTAATGGGGATTTTAGCTGCCTTATTAATTGAAGCGATTTATTATTATTCAGAATCAAGAAGAAAAATAGTAGAAAAAAACCAAAGTTTAGGTCAATAA
- a CDS encoding ketopantoate reductase family protein, translating to MKVLVLGAGAVGGYFGGRLIESGVDVTFLVRKKRQQQINGKGLFINSIHGDIQLEPKTLVSGEEVRTFDVIIFATKAQHLEGAIQAVEPYVGPSTTIIPLLNGISHIYRLQEVFGKDKIIGGFCFIETTLNDIGHVVQTSKSHQISFGELDGERSSRIESIQTLFSETSASFKLSDNILQDMWHKYLFITTLSGITTLMRSSVGPILEVKDGEKLTLQLFEEVASIMEAADAPIADDIVDKQMATMKMQHYNMKASMLRDIEKGISIEVDHLQGYLLTLADRFNLEVPLLRVIYQHLKVYEINLNKK from the coding sequence TTGAAAGTTCTTGTGTTAGGTGCGGGTGCAGTAGGTGGTTATTTTGGTGGACGTCTTATAGAAAGTGGAGTAGATGTTACTTTTTTAGTTAGAAAAAAACGCCAACAGCAAATTAATGGAAAAGGACTATTTATTAATAGTATTCATGGAGACATTCAACTTGAACCTAAAACATTAGTGTCTGGGGAAGAAGTTAGGACGTTCGATGTAATCATTTTTGCTACGAAGGCACAACATTTAGAAGGGGCTATTCAAGCAGTAGAGCCTTATGTTGGCCCTTCGACTACGATTATTCCATTGTTAAACGGAATTAGCCATATCTATCGGTTGCAAGAAGTATTTGGGAAGGACAAGATAATAGGTGGTTTTTGCTTTATTGAAACTACTTTAAATGACATAGGACATGTTGTTCAGACGAGTAAAAGTCATCAAATATCATTTGGAGAACTTGATGGAGAAAGAAGTTCACGTATCGAAAGTATACAAACACTTTTTAGTGAAACAAGTGCATCATTTAAACTGAGTGACAATATTCTTCAAGACATGTGGCACAAATATTTATTTATCACTACTTTATCGGGTATTACGACGCTAATGCGTTCATCCGTTGGTCCTATACTCGAAGTAAAGGATGGAGAAAAACTAACCCTTCAATTATTCGAGGAAGTGGCTTCTATTATGGAAGCGGCTGACGCACCAATAGCTGATGATATTGTTGACAAACAAATGGCTACAATGAAAATGCAACATTATAATATGAAAGCATCTATGCTTCGAGATATTGAAAAAGGGATCTCAATAGAAGTTGATCATCTACAAGGTTATTTACTTACTTTAGCTGATCGATTTAACTTAGAAGTGCCATTACTTCGAGTGATCTATCAACATTTAAAGGTATACGAAATTAACCTTAATAAAAAGTAG
- a CDS encoding CarD family transcriptional regulator → MFQVGDEVVYPPYGAGFVSAIEEKCIQGKQEKYYVINLILDDLSVSLPLHRLSHKNIRSVMNFKELSYVFSSLVPVHTNIKMYPLHQKQKFYEKILLEGDIQLIAKILQALVQKKRESGLNQSEREIYSKYYNMIVSEIMIIKKLILQDAENLLYELCENK, encoded by the coding sequence TTGTTTCAGGTAGGGGACGAAGTTGTATATCCACCTTATGGCGCGGGTTTTGTATCCGCTATAGAAGAGAAGTGTATTCAGGGGAAACAAGAAAAGTACTATGTTATTAATTTAATATTAGATGACCTTAGTGTTTCTCTACCCTTACACCGTTTGTCTCATAAAAATATTAGGTCTGTAATGAATTTCAAGGAATTAAGTTATGTTTTTTCTAGTTTAGTTCCAGTTCATACGAATATTAAAATGTATCCATTGCATCAAAAACAAAAATTTTATGAAAAAATTCTCTTGGAAGGTGATATTCAACTGATTGCAAAGATATTGCAAGCGCTAGTTCAAAAAAAAAGAGAGAGTGGTCTGAATCAAAGTGAACGTGAGATATACAGTAAATATTACAATATGATAGTTAGCGAGATTATGATTATAAAAAAACTCATTCTACAAGATGCTGAAAATTTGCTTTATGAATTGTGTGAAAATAAATAA
- a CDS encoding PadR family transcriptional regulator: MTKLSISVNKFGLTQKEVLHLLILQLLNQSPTHAAEVYRLVSESSRNDHLSPTRSRTYVYKTLDELQNKNLIVFQKQGRKKILHLSEEGAVYLRHYAENLYPTLIKLMKIIEHMKKVIVNQLNHTLDTSLTNYEKQYISKIINVKALIQWYTLQRLIHEGTLHGGALYRDMDIWFGWMNNHGYFYQVLREMNHEGLISGTWLDEETRSQRKYTVTKLGKSQFTSLSIEIENHLTEVHQFLRSMIEKFNHTP; this comes from the coding sequence ATGACAAAACTTTCTATATCGGTAAACAAGTTTGGCCTAACACAAAAAGAAGTCCTACACCTTTTAATCTTACAATTGCTTAATCAGTCGCCTACACATGCTGCAGAAGTTTATAGATTAGTTTCAGAAAGTTCTAGAAACGATCATTTAAGTCCAACTCGTTCTAGAACATATGTGTATAAAACTCTAGACGAACTTCAAAATAAAAATTTAATCGTATTTCAAAAACAAGGACGAAAAAAAATTCTTCACTTAAGTGAAGAAGGTGCTGTGTACTTACGTCATTATGCAGAAAATCTCTATCCTACACTCATTAAACTAATGAAAATAATTGAACACATGAAAAAAGTAATCGTAAATCAGCTAAACCACACCTTAGATACATCACTAACAAATTATGAAAAACAATATATTAGTAAAATTATTAATGTAAAAGCGTTGATACAATGGTATACATTACAACGACTTATCCATGAAGGTACACTGCATGGCGGAGCCCTTTATAGGGATATGGATATTTGGTTTGGGTGGATGAATAACCATGGATATTTTTATCAAGTGCTTAGAGAAATGAATCATGAAGGACTAATTAGCGGAACATGGTTAGATGAGGAAACACGATCACAGCGAAAATATACAGTAACTAAATTGGGTAAGAGTCAGTTTACTTCTTTAAGCATTGAAATTGAAAACCATTTAACTGAAGTTCATCAGTTTTTAAGGTCTATGATCGAGAAATTTAATCATACCCCTTAA
- a CDS encoding GreA/GreB family elongation factor: protein MNDNIAMIGSRSKLINQLVYFDEELHRFLEVFVQEKSKKSEVEKTVHKYMEVVERILSNFNEESINSVVLIGSTVEVYYLDDHINETFTIVFPYQANPEKDLISFLSPVGSQLLLAKANQTYKIKLPFGDTSVIVKKITFTNSALIG from the coding sequence ATGAACGATAATATAGCAATGATAGGCTCGCGATCTAAGCTAATAAATCAACTTGTCTATTTTGATGAGGAGCTGCACCGTTTTTTAGAAGTGTTTGTTCAAGAGAAAAGTAAAAAGAGTGAAGTTGAAAAGACAGTTCATAAGTATATGGAAGTAGTTGAAAGGATACTATCTAATTTTAATGAAGAGAGTATTAATTCAGTTGTTCTCATTGGCAGTACGGTGGAAGTGTATTATCTTGATGATCATATTAATGAAACCTTTACTATTGTGTTTCCTTATCAGGCAAATCCTGAAAAGGACTTAATATCTTTCCTATCTCCTGTCGGCTCTCAACTACTCCTAGCGAAGGCGAATCAAACGTATAAAATAAAATTACCTTTTGGAGATACTTCAGTAATAGTAAAAAAAATTACCTTTACTAATAGTGCTTTAATAGGGTAG
- a CDS encoding FAD binding domain-containing protein: MISFDFEYYKPTSVTEATNLFQSLTKQGKDPIYFSGGTEVITLGRMNQIQTDAVIDIKGIPECLVLKKAEHKVTFGSAQSLTKIHEMQIFPFLNKAIVEIADHTARNKITLGGNLCANIIYRETVLPLLLTNSEVVIAGTGGLKQVPLQDVFDQKLNLEKGEFLVQVITEQSEIDCPFLCVKKRRQWDVGYPLITTAALKKDGYIKVAFSGLGTFPFRDKNIEESLNIKQLAIEERVDQALQQISVSILDDVNGSADYRLFVLKNTLLDVLDALEGGENV; encoded by the coding sequence ATGATTTCCTTTGATTTTGAATATTACAAACCCACGTCTGTGACAGAAGCAACTAATCTGTTTCAATCGTTAACTAAGCAAGGAAAGGATCCTATCTATTTTTCGGGAGGAACAGAAGTCATTACTTTAGGAAGAATGAATCAGATACAAACGGATGCAGTAATTGATATCAAAGGTATCCCAGAATGTCTTGTTTTAAAAAAAGCTGAACATAAAGTAACGTTCGGATCGGCACAATCATTAACGAAAATTCACGAAATGCAAATCTTCCCTTTTTTAAACAAGGCGATTGTTGAAATCGCCGATCATACCGCCCGTAATAAAATTACATTGGGTGGAAACCTTTGTGCCAATATTATTTATCGAGAAACGGTTTTACCACTATTGCTAACCAATAGCGAAGTTGTTATAGCCGGCACTGGTGGCTTAAAGCAAGTTCCGCTTCAGGACGTTTTTGATCAAAAATTAAATTTAGAAAAAGGCGAATTTTTAGTTCAAGTAATTACCGAACAAAGTGAAATCGATTGTCCATTTCTTTGTGTAAAAAAGCGAAGGCAGTGGGATGTCGGCTATCCTTTAATAACAACCGCGGCATTAAAGAAGGATGGCTACATTAAAGTAGCATTCAGCGGTTTAGGTACGTTTCCATTTCGTGATAAAAACATCGAAGAAAGTTTAAATATTAAGCAATTAGCAATAGAAGAAAGAGTCGACCAGGCTCTTCAACAAATTTCCGTCTCCATTTTAGATGATGTCAATGGTTCAGCAGACTATCGATTGTTCGTATTGAAAAATACGTTGCTTGATGTACTGGATGCGTTGGAAGGAGGAGAGAATGTATAA
- a CDS encoding DUF421 domain-containing protein, producing MVEFWNGAEDLPIYGYLIRAGIVYLYIFMIIKILGQRSMVSFHPIDFIFAIIIGDIVGEPLSTGELPLGGPLAAASLIVGLHLTLTFLALKNAKVRRFVEAEPIIIINKGQILVDQMRKAKLTVEALFMDLRLNQASDLTEIDYAILEPNGQISVIKKSKYDALTPSDLDKTPSEKGYPSVLILEGEVNKANLEKLGYSMAWLDEQVHQNGYENIKDIFLLTADERNDKVYISGRSVKDVV from the coding sequence ATTGTGGAATTTTGGAATGGAGCAGAAGATTTACCGATATATGGATATCTCATACGAGCAGGTATTGTGTATCTTTATATTTTTATGATCATAAAAATTCTTGGCCAACGGTCGATGGTATCCTTTCACCCCATTGATTTTATTTTTGCTATCATCATTGGAGATATTGTCGGCGAACCTTTATCGACTGGTGAATTACCTCTCGGTGGCCCCCTAGCAGCTGCTTCTTTAATTGTCGGATTACATCTTACCTTAACGTTTCTTGCTCTCAAAAATGCAAAGGTCAGACGGTTTGTTGAAGCTGAACCGATTATTATTATTAATAAAGGACAAATCTTAGTCGATCAAATGCGAAAAGCAAAACTAACCGTTGAAGCACTATTTATGGATTTAAGGCTTAACCAAGCGAGTGACTTAACCGAAATTGATTACGCCATTCTAGAACCCAATGGACAAATTAGTGTTATAAAGAAGTCTAAATATGACGCTTTAACGCCTAGTGATTTAGACAAAACTCCTTCAGAAAAAGGTTATCCTTCCGTGTTAATTTTAGAAGGAGAAGTGAATAAAGCAAACTTAGAGAAGTTAGGTTATAGCATGGCTTGGTTAGATGAACAAGTTCACCAAAATGGCTATGAAAATATTAAAGATATTTTCTTATTAACAGCTGATGAGAGGAATGATAAGGTTTATATTAGTGGTCGTTCGGTAAAGGATGTTGTTTAG
- a CDS encoding SLC13 family permease, with protein MVNKNIIGAILFAIIGLVTGLVQPFTNLEPLGHYIIGTVIVTMGLWIFKPGGVPFMAGSTVLVAGGLIFGLNYDVVVSGFISSSVWILIPALYFGFALQKTGLGNRIAYLVLKSFKPSWMSMSMSWLIIGVALSALTPSITVRIAIMMPIALGVIKACKLEYRSKGSAFIALICWAMCLFPGTGWLTGSLSGPILLGFLPVELQHMVTFETYFQILALPWMIITLLFVLLVYLFMKPNVPLGISKDTFVNEYKALGPVSRQEMITAIILLGTLAMFTTENLHLIPTTAIALLALFLLLVFKVVEPKEIGTGANWDVIVFYGVTISLSTIFMAANIDEWVAPMLYPALLSIAADPLVFLLVATLGFFIIRFIDVPWGFSTIALTVGVLLPLFNQFGFHPLVSSFVYLAGINFFLLSYQQPWLAMAESVIENKGWLAKHIFIAGLCYIVAVVVAIFVTVPYWRMIGVLQ; from the coding sequence ATGGTGAATAAGAACATTATTGGAGCAATATTGTTTGCAATAATAGGGCTCGTTACCGGATTAGTTCAGCCTTTTACCAACCTAGAACCACTAGGTCATTACATAATAGGTACGGTTATCGTCACAATGGGTTTATGGATATTTAAGCCTGGAGGCGTTCCTTTTATGGCTGGGAGTACAGTTTTAGTGGCTGGAGGACTTATATTTGGTTTGAATTATGATGTCGTGGTATCTGGATTTATTAGTTCATCTGTCTGGATATTAATTCCTGCGTTGTACTTCGGTTTTGCGTTACAAAAGACGGGATTGGGAAATAGAATAGCCTATCTTGTATTGAAAAGCTTTAAACCTAGCTGGATGAGTATGTCCATGAGCTGGCTTATTATTGGGGTTGCGTTATCCGCTCTTACCCCCTCAATTACTGTTAGGATTGCAATTATGATGCCTATTGCATTAGGTGTAATTAAAGCTTGTAAACTAGAATACCGTTCGAAAGGTTCTGCATTTATTGCCCTTATTTGCTGGGCCATGTGTTTGTTTCCTGGAACTGGCTGGCTTACTGGCTCTCTTTCAGGGCCAATTCTTCTAGGATTTCTCCCAGTCGAATTGCAACATATGGTTACATTTGAAACGTATTTTCAAATATTAGCTCTTCCTTGGATGATCATTACATTACTATTTGTACTTCTCGTTTATTTATTTATGAAACCTAATGTACCGTTAGGGATTTCTAAAGATACTTTTGTAAATGAATATAAAGCATTAGGGCCAGTAAGTCGGCAAGAAATGATAACAGCAATTATCCTATTAGGGACATTGGCCATGTTCACAACAGAAAATCTGCATCTCATCCCAACTACAGCTATTGCATTATTAGCTTTATTTTTATTACTTGTATTTAAGGTCGTTGAACCAAAAGAGATTGGCACAGGAGCAAACTGGGATGTAATCGTGTTCTACGGTGTTACGATAAGTCTGTCTACGATATTTATGGCAGCCAATATTGATGAGTGGGTTGCCCCTATGTTATATCCAGCCTTGCTTAGTATTGCAGCTGATCCTCTAGTTTTCCTATTAGTAGCGACGTTAGGATTTTTCATTATTCGTTTTATTGATGTCCCATGGGGATTTTCTACTATAGCTTTAACGGTAGGAGTTTTATTACCACTATTTAACCAATTTGGATTTCATCCTTTAGTATCGTCTTTTGTTTATTTAGCAGGGATCAACTTCTTTTTGCTTTCCTATCAACAGCCGTGGCTTGCAATGGCGGAAAGTGTGATTGAGAACAAAGGCTGGTTAGCCAAACATATTTTTATCGCTGGACTATGTTATATCGTCGCCGTTGTTGTTGCCATTTTTGTGACCGTACCTTATTGGCGTATGATCGGTGTTTTACAATAG
- a CDS encoding GreA/GreB family elongation factor, producing the protein MILRKAIMHNWMKKRMVAQVNYLKMNRLKILQKLIFNKSEEIHVDPEQLIDNYIDRLSMYSLKVFDLVEFPSIPFVMIDSRVTIYEVKNKLSKTINICFPIQENEEIEYFSYLSPIGQQLLLRQVGDRFNLSECSQLKEVIIQNIEYSSI; encoded by the coding sequence ATGATCCTTAGAAAAGCGATTATGCATAACTGGATGAAAAAGCGTATGGTCGCACAAGTTAATTATCTGAAAATGAACAGACTGAAAATTCTTCAAAAGTTAATTTTTAATAAAAGTGAAGAAATTCATGTAGATCCTGAACAGTTAATTGATAATTATATTGATAGACTATCGATGTACAGTTTAAAGGTCTTTGATTTAGTAGAATTTCCATCCATTCCTTTTGTCATGATTGATAGTAGGGTAACCATTTATGAAGTGAAAAATAAATTGAGTAAAACAATAAATATCTGTTTTCCAATACAAGAAAATGAGGAGATTGAATATTTCTCATACCTTTCACCCATAGGGCAACAATTATTATTACGCCAAGTAGGTGATCGTTTTAACCTAAGTGAATGTTCGCAATTAAAAGAAGTTATTATTCAAAATATCGAATATAGTTCCATATAG
- a CDS encoding YczE/YyaS/YitT family protein produces MGRRIGIYLVGLAITALGIALIILSFIGAGPWDTVAVGMNNYFGLTIGTWAIFSQVIFLVITRILEKTRLRIESIIPIVIRSCFLDIWVYLVLRNVDFSFSWEVQWITFITGLILTGVGMGIYMEAQFPKTPIDGLMVAISNRFGWSFNVSRTCIEVSGVILGFLLGGPVGLGTLLTALFLGKIIQVSNHRIKKVLHVQTTSL; encoded by the coding sequence ATGGGAAGAAGAATAGGAATTTATTTAGTTGGTTTAGCTATTACTGCTTTAGGGATCGCTCTTATTATTTTATCTTTCATTGGTGCAGGACCATGGGATACAGTTGCAGTCGGTATGAACAATTATTTTGGATTAACGATCGGGACGTGGGCTATATTTTCACAGGTTATCTTTTTAGTAATTACTCGGATACTTGAAAAAACGAGGCTAAGAATTGAGTCGATTATACCAATAGTTATAAGAAGCTGTTTTTTGGATATTTGGGTTTATCTTGTGTTGCGAAATGTTGATTTTTCTTTTTCATGGGAAGTCCAATGGATTACCTTTATCACTGGCCTAATTCTTACAGGAGTGGGAATGGGTATTTATATGGAAGCACAGTTTCCGAAAACACCGATAGATGGACTAATGGTTGCAATCAGTAATCGATTTGGTTGGAGCTTTAATGTTTCTAGAACTTGTATTGAAGTAAGTGGTGTCATACTTGGATTTTTACTAGGTGGACCAGTAGGACTTGGAACATTGCTTACAGCTCTATTTTTGGGGAAAATCATTCAAGTGTCTAATCATAGAATAAAGAAGGTTTTACATGTTCAAACTACATCACTTTAA
- a CDS encoding (2Fe-2S)-binding protein: MYKTEITLQINGEDRFVYVRNADTLLYVLRENLGLTGAKPGCLNGDCGACTIDVDGDAMKSCLMLAVEAVGKKVITVEGLKNAPIQTEFIEKFAFQCGYCTPGFIMNCNSLIQKYPKAGVSVIKDHLESNICRCTGYQEIEQAIKSGLFNATNGS, translated from the coding sequence ATGTATAAGACAGAAATTACTTTACAGATCAATGGTGAGGATCGTTTTGTATATGTTCGGAATGCTGATACACTATTGTATGTTTTGCGTGAAAACTTAGGCTTAACTGGGGCAAAGCCTGGTTGTTTAAATGGAGATTGTGGTGCGTGTACCATAGATGTAGATGGGGATGCGATGAAATCATGCTTGATGCTTGCAGTAGAGGCAGTCGGAAAAAAAGTAATTACAGTTGAAGGGCTGAAAAATGCACCCATTCAAACAGAGTTTATCGAAAAATTTGCCTTTCAATGTGGTTATTGCACACCTGGATTTATTATGAACTGTAACTCCTTAATTCAAAAATATCCAAAAGCAGGTGTTTCTGTGATTAAAGATCATTTAGAATCGAATATATGTCGCTGTACAGGTTATCAAGAAATTGAACAAGCAATAAAATCAGGGTTATTTAACGCAACAAATGGATCGTAA